The genomic window TACATCCAGTGCATGCATGAAGTACATATGTTCGTCTCCACTTGCCCGGGCATCGATGCTGCCATTGCTGCCGAACTCCTCAACCACCTGCTGGAGTCCATGCCCCTCAACGAAGGCGCCAGCTTCCAAGCCCTGCTGGGAGATGTTCTCGGGGAGGCTGTAGCGGCCGGGCCCGGGGGCAGCCTGTGGCCTGGGGGAGATGGCCTGGGCTCCCCGGGGGGCCCTTTGTCCCCCCTGCCCAGCCCTCTGTCCCTGTCACCTAGCGAGGACATTTGCTCTGATCTAGAAGAGGCCTCCGAGGTCGAACTGAGCCAGGTGGCCCAGGAAGGGCTGGACACTGCCCCCTGCTTCCCCAGTGGCCTGGCTTCCTCTGCTGTTTCCAAGTGTATGTGGAGACCTTGGTGATGGAGACTGAGCTGAGGGAGGGGAGATCCCTGAGCTGCCTCAGTGGGTGCATGGGGGATGGGATGCACCTGACTGGCTCCTCTTCCCTGTGGaccccctcccaccccttccTTGGCCTCCTGCTCCAGGTCCAGGCAGGACACATTGGCTGGATCCTAGATCTCTGAGTGTGTCTAATGTCTGACATTGTAGGCACGCCAAGTAGGTGGCCAGAGAGCTCCTGGCCCTGCCAGCTGGACTTTCCCCAGGCCCTTTGAgtgttggggagggggggggttctttctttcttcttcttttttttttttttttttttttttttagcttttcttgGCTCCACCTTTTCCCCTGGGGGGAGCAGGGACCAGTAGCAGCCCAAGGAAGGGCCCGGTTTGAAGTTAGTCTGTCCCCTCCTCCAAAGACAAGGTCTAGGAGTCTCCTACTTTTTTCTGCTTGTGATAGGGAGTCGGGCGAGGGGGCATGGCCTGGGGTAGCTGAGGAAACGTAGGAACCTGTGAACCCCCTTAACTTTACACATCACCCAAGTGTCCTAGAGAAGGAAGCCACAGAATCCCAGCCAGGGCTTAGTATTTCCTCTTCACTCGTTTAGTCATTCAACAGACAGACCTAGTATGTGCTGAGTCAGGGGGGAAGCAGAGGGTGCCTGGTAAAGTCTCTTCCCTTTAGGTACTTACAGTTTAATGATGGATAGCTATTGTTTCCCCTGCCCTTGGTGAGGGGGAAGCCTAGAGAaagcagggaaggagagggatCCGGGATGCCCAGTGCCATCCCCCTGCAAGGGGCTTGCTGAGAAAAGAGCCTTCTGAGTGGTTTGCATTTGGCGGAGTCTGCAATGGTGTATCTGAGGGCACTGCGGACTTTGGGGGGAAAGTAgcttttaatttgtaa from Gracilinanus agilis isolate LMUSP501 unplaced genomic scaffold, AgileGrace unplaced_scaffold48687, whole genome shotgun sequence includes these protein-coding regions:
- the HES6 gene encoding transcription cofactor HES-6, which produces MAPSFRPSRSRPGREEEDFWEAKGDRKARKPLVEKKRRARINESLQELRLILADAEFQMKMENAEVLELTVKRVQGVLQSRSLESDKLHREASERFVAGYIQCMHEVHMFVSTCPGIDAAIAAELLNHLLESMPLNEGASFQALLGDVLGEAVAAGPGGSLWPGGDGLGSPGGPLSPLPSPLSLSPSEDICSDLEEASEVELSQVAQEGLDTAPCFPSGLASSAVSKCMWRPW